The uncultured Desulfatiglans sp. DNA window GCGCTCCTGGGCCTTTTCGATCAGTGGATGGATTTCAGGAAGATGCGCAAAAACGAGCTCGAAAATTCATGAGACACGCTAGGGAGGTCTGTTCATGAAAGTGATATTGAGGCAGGATTTGGATGAACTGGGTTTGGAAGGGGACGTGGTGGATGTCGCCAAAGGCTATGTCCGCAACTATCTTGTGCCGAGGGGGATAGCGGTGCTCGCGACGTCTCAAAATATCAAGGCCTTCGAACTTCAGAAGAAAAAGATCGAACTCCGGCGGCTGCGGGCCAAGGAGGAGGCGGTTCAACTCAAGGAAAGGCTCGAGGGCATGGGACTTTCTTTCGCCCAGAAGGCGGGCGAGGAAGGAAAGCTTTACGGGTCGGTCACCGCAATGGACATCGCAGAGGAACTGGAGAAAAAAGGATTTGTAGTGGATCGGCGCAAGATCCTCCTCGACAAGCCCATCAAGTCGGTCGGTGATTATAAGGTCCCGGTCCGCATCTATCCCGGGGTGACCGGCATGCTGCAGCTTTCGGTGGCTTCTGAGGAAAAGACCTCTGCAGAGTAGTCCTGCCTTGAACTCGCGATCGGTGAGTTGGATTCCATGGCCGTGAGCAAAAAGGAAAGAGCGCCGGTCAGCTTGAAGGTGCCTCCGCACAATCTGGAGGCTGAGCAGGCGGTCCTCGGCGGCATCCTGATCAACAACGACGCGATGAATCTGGTCGTGGACATCCTTTCCCCGGATGATTTTTACCGGGAGGCGCATGCGAATGTCTTCGAAGGGATGTGCGGGCTTTATGATAGCGGCGAACCGATCGACCTGATCACCCTGTCGCAGACCCTCACTCGGAAGAATTGTCTCGAGCGAATCGGCGGCGCCCGCTATCTGGCCGATCTTGTCGAGGCCGTTTCGACGTCGGCGGGAATCGTGTACCATGCCGAGATCATCAAGGGACTGTCAGTCAGGCGTAAGCTGATCGGGCATTGCTCCACCATTTCAGAGTCTTGTTTCCAGGATTGGGAGCGGGTCGAGGACCTGCTCGACCTGGCCGAGCAGTCCGTCTATGACATCGCTGAGTCCCAGGTCAAAGAAGGATTTCACCCGCTGAACGACGTGATCAAGGACAGCTTCAAGCGCCTCGAAGCTGTTGCACAGCAGCCCGGCCATGTGACCGGCACCCCCACCGGCTTTACGGATTTCGATCGCTTGACCGCCGGTCTTCAGCCGTCCGATCTGATCATCGTTGCCGGCCGGCCCAGTATGGGCAAGACGGCCCTTGCGCTCAACATCGGCTACAACGCCGCAAAAGAGACCGGCAAAGGCGTGGCTATCTTCTCCCTTGAAATGTCCCGGTCGCAGCTGGGGATCAGGCTGCTCGGGTTCGATGCGGGCATCGATGCCGCCAGGCTCCGTACGGGTTTTCTAAAGGATGAGGAGTGGGGCAAGCTTACGCATGCCGCCAGCAACCTGTGCGAGATGCCGATCTTCATCGATGACAGTATGGCTGCCGGCGTTCTGGAGATGAAGGCGAAGTGCCGCCGGCTGAAGAAACATCAGGACCTGGGCCTGGTCATCGTCGATTATCTGCAGCTCGTGCAGGGGCGGCGAAGCGCTGAGTCGCGTCAGATGGAGATCAGTGAAATATCCCGGGCGCTCAAGGGGCTTGCAAAAGATCTGAATGTGCCGGTGATGGCCCTTTCCCAGCTGAACCGGAAGGTGGAGGACCGGCCGAACAAGCGTCCGCAATTGGCTGATTTGAGGGAGAGCGGGGCCATTGAACAGGACGCCGATGTGATCGTTTTCATCTATCGTGACGAGATGTACAACCCGAATTCCGAAGAGAACCGGAACGTGGCCGAGATCATCCTGGCCAAACAGCGGAACGGTCCGACCGGCTTCTTCAAGTTGACATTCCTGAAAGAATTGACCCGCTTCGAGAACTTCGCTGGAGAAGACCTCCCGATACAGTGAGAGGTGGATTGTTCCTTCCCGATGATTCTTCAGCGGCCTTCCGAAGGAGGGCCTCGAAGACAACGACGCGACCATCCCGCCAAAGCCAGTTTTCCTTTACTGAAAGATTTCAGAGCAGGGCGAAGCGGGTGTCGTGCATGCCTGACCGATTTTCGGATAGTTCACGCTTCATACACTCCTCTGTGGACAGCAAAATTTTCCTTGTGGAAGGGCCTTTTGTTTCAAGGCGCTTTCAGCGGATCCGGACTCGAAAGGCCGGGGCGCGAGTGGCCGTTTTCGGATGGAGGCACCTATCGATCCCATACATGGCAAAACAAGCGGCTTGAAGGCCGGTCAGCAGCGGCGGCTTCAGACTCTCTATCCCAGGAGGGTGGCGCCGGCTGAGTTGATATCGCGTGAACTGGTCCGCGAGATGGCGTCGCTTTCCCGGGAGCTGAACCGGCAGGTCGCCTTGCTGCTTACCCGGAAAGGGGAGGTGTCCCATGTGGTGGTAGGGGACCACAGCCATGTCTGGATCCCGGAACTATCCGGTTACCGCGAAGGTTCGGGGCGTTTGTGCGGGCTTCGCTGCATCCATACGCACCTCGAGAAGGAGCCGCTTTCCGAAGAGGATCTCTCCGATCTGGTACTGCTTGCCCTGGATGCCATGGCCTGTGTGGAAGTGGACGAGCGGGGGATTGCCGGAGCGATCAGCTATGCGCATATTCTTCCACATGCTGTGAACGGGCAGGGATGGATGACGGAAAAGGTCCCGGATATCGGGCAACTGCGGATCGACTTCATGGCGATGATTCAAGCCCTCGAGGATGAACTCGTCAGAGAGCAAAGAGGACATGCCCTGGACCAGAGGGAAAAGGCCTTGCTGGTAGGGGTGACGACCGGACCTCGCTGGAAGGCCGAAAGCCATCTCGATGAACTGGAAGAACTGGCCAGGTCGGACGGGCTCGATGTCGTCGCGAAGGTGGTGCAGCGCCTGCGGGAGGCTGATCCGCGCTTTCTGATCCGCAAGGGGAAGCTGGGGGAACTGGTGCTCCAGTGTCTGCAGACCGGAGCCGGACTGATCATCTTCGACCAGGAATTGAGCCCCGCCCAGGTGGATCATCTGACCAAATACACCGACCTCAAGATCATCGACCGCAGTCAGCTCATCCTGGACATCTTCGCACGGCGCGCCGTCACACGTGAGGGCAAGATCCAGGTGGAACTGGCGCAGCTCAAATACCTGCTGCCGCGTTTGGCGGCGAAGAACACCGCGATGTCGCGCCTCACGGGCGGGATCGGCGGCCGTGGGCCGGGCGAGACCAAGCTCGAGATCAATCGCCGCCGGGTCAGGGACCGGATCGCCGCGTTGAACCGGGAATTGAGCGCGATCAAGGTGCAGCGCGCTGGTCGAAGGCGCTTGAGGAATGCAAGGCGTCTGCCGGTGATCTCCATCGTGGGCTACACCAATGCGGGGAAGTCCACTCTTCTGAATGCCCTGACCCACAGCGCAGTTGGTGCGCGCAACCGCCTCTTCGAGACGCTCGACCCCAGCAGCCGCAGGCTGCGCTTCCCGGAGGAACGCGAGGCGATCATCACCGATACGGTCGGGTTCATCCGCGATCTTCCGCAGAGTCTGATGGAGGCGTTCGCGGCGACGCTGGAGGAGCTTCAGGATGCGGACTTGCTGC harbors:
- the rplI gene encoding 50S ribosomal protein L9 — protein: MKVILRQDLDELGLEGDVVDVAKGYVRNYLVPRGIAVLATSQNIKAFELQKKKIELRRLRAKEEAVQLKERLEGMGLSFAQKAGEEGKLYGSVTAMDIAEELEKKGFVVDRRKILLDKPIKSVGDYKVPVRIYPGVTGMLQLSVASEEKTSAE
- the dnaC gene encoding Replicative DNA helicase, which produces MAVSKKERAPVSLKVPPHNLEAEQAVLGGILINNDAMNLVVDILSPDDFYREAHANVFEGMCGLYDSGEPIDLITLSQTLTRKNCLERIGGARYLADLVEAVSTSAGIVYHAEIIKGLSVRRKLIGHCSTISESCFQDWERVEDLLDLAEQSVYDIAESQVKEGFHPLNDVIKDSFKRLEAVAQQPGHVTGTPTGFTDFDRLTAGLQPSDLIIVAGRPSMGKTALALNIGYNAAKETGKGVAIFSLEMSRSQLGIRLLGFDAGIDAARLRTGFLKDEEWGKLTHAASNLCEMPIFIDDSMAAGVLEMKAKCRRLKKHQDLGLVIVDYLQLVQGRRSAESRQMEISEISRALKGLAKDLNVPVMALSQLNRKVEDRPNKRPQLADLRESGAIEQDADVIVFIYRDEMYNPNSEENRNVAEIILAKQRNGPTGFFKLTFLKELTRFENFAGEDLPIQ
- the hflX gene encoding GTPase HflX; this encodes MEAPIDPIHGKTSGLKAGQQRRLQTLYPRRVAPAELISRELVREMASLSRELNRQVALLLTRKGEVSHVVVGDHSHVWIPELSGYREGSGRLCGLRCIHTHLEKEPLSEEDLSDLVLLALDAMACVEVDERGIAGAISYAHILPHAVNGQGWMTEKVPDIGQLRIDFMAMIQALEDELVREQRGHALDQREKALLVGVTTGPRWKAESHLDELEELARSDGLDVVAKVVQRLREADPRFLIRKGKLGELVLQCLQTGAGLIIFDQELSPAQVDHLTKYTDLKIIDRSQLILDIFARRAVTREGKIQVELAQLKYLLPRLAAKNTAMSRLTGGIGGRGPGETKLEINRRRVRDRIAALNRELSAIKVQRAGRRRLRNARRLPVISIVGYTNAGKSTLLNALTHSAVGARNRLFETLDPSSRRLRFPEEREAIITDTVGFIRDLPQSLMEAFAATLEELQDADLLLHVMDITHPQLEEQAATVECILTDLSLQEVPVLKLLNKADLLEAQEAEDLAEKMGGCAVSALHPPTLAKVVEMIDKLIWPDTPTRNF